Part of the Azospirillum formosense genome is shown below.
GTACGAAGCAGGGCGCTGAGATAATCCAGATTGATCGCGGAATATGACTCCACCGTGGCGGCGTTGAAGGCGGCCTTCGGCTCGGGCGGCGTCGCGGAGGGCGTGACCGCGGTGGACCGGGCCGACGACAGCGACTTGACCAGACCGGTCCAGCGCTGGGCCTCCGGCTCGCTCATCGAATACATCAGCACGAAGAAGGCGAGCAGCAGCGACATCAGGTCGGTGAAGCTGATCAGCCAGATCGTCCGGTTGTGGCCGCCGCTCTTGTCCTCGGCCCTGGGCAGTTTGGGCAGGCGGATCATCGGCGCCCTCCCCCCGGCGGATCATCCATGGCGCGCAGGCTGAACAGCAGGCGGACGGCGCCCGGCGCGCCGCGCTCGATGCCCACCGTCACCGCGTCGGCCGGCGCCCCGTCGGCGATCAGCAGCCGGGCCAGCGCGCCCGCCCGCACCACCGGGCCGGGCGGCTGGCTGGGGCCGCCCGCCGGGCCGATGGACAGCAGCGCGTCCAGCTCGATCCGCTCGCCGGGCCGGTTCTGCAGCAGCGCGTCGGCCACCCGGTCGATCAGGCCGATGCGGTCGGGGCGCAGGTCCGCCGTGCCGGGCCGGAACAGCTCGTCGGCGGGCAGGCGCACCTCCAGCAGGCGGCCCGGCGTGACGCTGTCCACCTTCGCCACGGCGACGGCGGTGGCGAACAGGTTGCCCAGACCGTCCAGCCGCTGCACGGCGAAGACGGTGCCGGCGCGCGAGGCCAGCGGGTCGGCCGGCTCGCGCAGGCGGGGGTCGATGTAGAAGGCGGGGAAGCTGCGCTCCAGCGACACCAGCACCGTGCGCACCCGCTGGGCGGTCTGCACGGACTGGGCGTTCAGCACGATGAAGAAGACGAGCAGCAGCAGGAACAGCGACAGCAGAAGCACGATGCTTCCGTTGTTCGGGTTCGGCCGGCTGCCCGACAGGTCCGGCTTCCTGTGGCCGGGCGCAGCCATGGGATTAATCGAAGCTCGCCAGCAGGCGGTCGATCTCGTCCTGGTCCATGGCGGCGCTGGTCATCTGCGGCCCGTGCAGCAGCCCGGCCTCCGGGTCGTCGGCCGGGCGGTCGGTGGCGAAGTTCGGCGCCGGATCGGTGTGGACGGCGGTCGCGGCCGCCGCGGCGGCCGCCGCCGGGCGGGTGTGGTTCTGCCGCACCTCGTCGCCGAAGGCCGCGACGATCATGTCGACCTTCGATTCGATGTGCTTGAGCGTGCGCACGACCTTGGAAATGCGCTGGCCGGTGATGTCCTGGAAATTGCAGGCCTCGAAGATCTTGGTCACCTGCTCGGTCAGCTTCGCGGAATTCTCCGGATCGATCCGGCCGGAAATGCCGGTGATGACGTCGCAGGCGTCGAAGATGGCGAAGGTGGCCTGTTCCGTCGCGCCGACGACGGCGTCCAGCTCATCGGTGGCGTTGGGAATGTGCTGGTCGCGGATTTCCGCGGGCTGCAGCGCCGCCAGCTCCTGCTTGGCGCTTTCGATGAAGCGGGCGAGGTCGACCACCTCCTTGTAGAGGCGCAGGTCGGTGGCGGAGATGTCGCCGTCCATGCTGCCGAGGATGGAGCGGACGATGTCCGTCACCTCCTCGCGGCTCAGCGGCTGGGCCGCTTCGGCATGGGCGGCGTCGAGCTGCTGGCGCAGGAGCTTCTGGTCGGCGAGCGAGGAGGAAACGGGCGGGGCCATGTGCGATCCGATGTGAGCGTTCCGTGGTCTTGTCCGGCCTGCGTGCGATCGGGTGCGTCGGCCGGCCCGGACGCAGACGCCCGAAGCGGGTTCGACCCAACTTCGCGTCCTCGCACGGCCGCCGCCGACTCGGAGCCTCGTCAGCCTTTCCAACCCTAAATTCGCTCGGTTAACACGCCGTTAAGCGCCTGAATCGTCGCAACGCAAAGACGGAAACGAAATCGCGCGCCGGGAAAGAAAGCGGAAGCGTTGTCCTGCGCCCACGCGCTTTCAACCAACGCCCGCCACTGTCGAACTTTAAAGAGAGCTGCGGCAATTTGTTTCAATCGGAGTCCGCAAACAGACAAAGGGCCGCCTTGGAGGCGGCCCTTCTTCACCGTTGCACCATGCGATTGTTCGGTCAGGCTGGTGCGTCAATGAAACAGTCAGCTGTGAAACAGGTTCGGTAAATCAGTCCCGACGGTCAGCTGCCGCTGCTCCGCCCGCCACCATGGCTGTGTTCGCCGCCCTTGCGGCCCGCTTCCGATGCGCGTTCCGGGTCGTTCTTGAAGTTGCCGCCGGACGCCTGGCCACCCTTGTGGCCGGCTTCCGAAGCACGCTCCGGGTCGTTCTTGAAGTTGCCGCCGGACGCCTGGCCACCCTTATGGCCGGCTTCGGAGGCACGCTCCGGGTCGTTCTTGAAGTTGCCGCCGGAAACCTGGCCGCCCTTGTGACCGGCTTCCGCCGCACGTTCCGGATCGTTCTTGAAGTTGCCGCCGGAGTGCTGACCGCCCGAGCTACGGCCCTGGTTCTGGTCGTTCATCTTGTCTCCTTCCTTCTTGCTGTTGGGCAAACTTGCGTTGCCCGAACACGCCGGAGCCAACATGAAACGAAGCCGACCGTTGCGGGCCTTCTACCATCCTGACAGTACGTGTACGTATATTCAGTAGATGCCCGCGGGCGCGGGGTATGACCAACCGCACGGTCATACCCACCCGACCCCGCATCTCAACCAAAGGGCGTACTCAATTCCTCGGTGTGGCGGGCACGCCACGGCGCTCGATGAGCGCGGACGTCAACTCCTTGGCCTTCAGCGGGTCCATCGCGGCCAGGATCGGCGCCGTCTTGGTTTCCTTCATCTTCTCCACCACACCCAGCAGGACGGGCATGTCCAGCTCCTCGAAGATGCGGGCGGCTTCCTTGGGCTTCATCGTCTCGTAGATCTTCACGAGGCTTTCGAGTTGGGCCGCCTGCTTCTCGTCGCCCTGCCGCATCAGCTTCTGGATGTCGGCGCGGACCTTGTCCATCTCCTGCACCTTCTGATCGATGCGCTTCTCGGCGGCGGTCAGCAGGGCCTCGCGCTGTTCCAGCTCCTTGGTGCGGCGCTCGATCTCGGCGCGGCGCTCGGCGAAATGCTGGAGAAGCTCCTCGTTCTTCACCGGGCCGAGGGCGGCGTTGTCCGGCGGCGTCGGGTTGGGCGGCGCGCCGTTGCTCGACCCGCCCTGGGCCGGGGCCGGTTCGGGCGAGGGCTTGGCGCCGTTCGCGGCAAGCTGCATCGGCGGGGCCGGAAGGCCGCTCTGCCCTTGGGCCAGGGTCGCCGGGAACTCCGGCAGGCGGGCGTCGCGCGTGGTGATCCGCCACAGGTCGCCGACGCGCACCCCCAGCATCAGGACGGCGACGAAGATGGTCAGGGGCAGGATGCGGAACCGCCAGGCCTTCATCTTCTCGCGCATCCGCTCCGACAGCGGGCGGCGCGGGACGGCGGGCTTGCGCTTGGCCTTCGCCTTCAGCTTGGCCTTCGGCTTCGCCCTGGCGGCGGCTTGGGCGGCCGCTTGCGCGGCGGCCTGCGCGGCCCCCGGAGCCGGCGGCTGGCCGGCCACGCTCGGGCTGGTGCGGACGCCGGTCGGGGTGGCCCCGGCCGGCCGGATCACGACCTTGGGCTCCCCGCCGGCAGCGGCGGTCGCGCCCTTCGTGCTGGTGGCGTCGCTCATCCGACCCCCTTGCCGGCGTTCTCGATGGCTTGCAGAAGTTCACGTTCGGCGCGGGACAGGCTCTCGCCCTCGCGCACGATGGGATCGGACGCCGGCGCCGGGCGCCGCGACAGAGCATCGACCCGCAGCGGATCGGCGCGCAGTGGATCGGCGCGCAGCGGCTCGTTCCGGAAGGCGGCGGAGCGCAGCGGCGGCAGGTCGTCGTGATCGTCGTGGTCGGCGTGGCCGTCGTCGTGGAGATCGTGGTCGTCGTGGTCGTGGTCGTCGTGACCGTGATCGTCCTCGAGGATCGGACGCGGGGCGACGGCCGGACGGGGCGCGACGGGCGGTCGGGCGGACAGGCCGGGGCGCGCCGCCGGACGCGCCGCGGGGCCCGGCTTCGGGCGCTCCCCGCCGACGTTGCCCAGCCGGTTCGCCATGGCGTCGGCGGCCTCGATCATGAATTCCAGCTCGTCGCGCAGGGTCTGCGCCTTGGCGACCGTGCGCTGCAGGTCGTCGCCGGTCTCGTGGGCCGTCTTCTTCAGACCGCGCACGCCGGTTTCGGCGCGCGACATGGCCTCGTTCAGGCCGCGCACCAGCTCGGCCATCTCGCCGCGGCTCTCGCGCAGCTTGATGATCTGCCGGTTGAGGATGATCGCATAGGCGATGGTCGCGGCGAGCAGCCCCACCATCACCAGATCGAGGACGAGCGTGAGGGTCGGGCTCATAGCCGCATGACCTCCTGCTTGGGCAGCTCCCGCTCGATCCGCACGGCGATGTGCCCGCCCTTGCGGCCCATGCGGCCTTGGAACATGGAAACGTCGCCGCAGCGCAGCTCGATGGTGCCGTCCGGCGTGGCGTTCAGAAGGATTCGCGTGCCGACGCGCCAGTTCAGCACGTCGTGAAGGGTCATCGTCACCTCGTCCAGCACCGCGGAGATGTCCACGTCGGTGACCAGCAGTTCCGAGGCGAGGTGGGTTTCCCAGATCGAGTCGCGGCCGAACTTCTCACCCATGAACATCTGGAGCAGAAGCTCGCGCACCGGCTCCAGAGTCGCGTAGGGGATCATCAGTTCCAGGCGGCCGCCGCGATCCTCCATGTCGATGCGCAGCTTGACCAGCACCGCCGCGTTGGCCGGGCGCGCGATGGTCGCGAAGCGCGGGTTGGTCTCCAGCCGGTCGAAGCGGAAGGTGACGGGCGACAGCGGGTCGAAGGCGGCGGACAGGTCGGACAGCACCACATGGACCATGCGCTCCACGAGGTTGCGCTCGATGGTCGTGTAGGGGCGGCCCTCGATGCGCATCGCCGCGGTGCCGCGCCGCCCGCCCAGCAGCACGTCCACGATGGAGTAGATCAGCGCCGAGTCCACGACCATCAGGCCGTAGTTGTCCCACTCCTCCGCCTTGAAGACGGACAGCATCGCCGGCAGCGGAATCGAGTTCAGGTAGTCGCCGAAGCGCACCGAGGAGATCTGGTCGAGGCTGACCTCGACGTTGTCGGAGGTGAAGTTGCGCAGGGACGTGGACATCATGCGGACGAGGCGGTCGAAGACCACCTCCAGCATGGGCAGGCGTTCGTAGTTGACCAGCGCCGAATTGACCAGCGCCATGATGCCGGAGTTGTCGCCGTCGCCGGCGCCGCCCTGGTCGAAGCCGAGCAGGCTGTCGATCTCGTCCTGGTTCAGGACGCGGGTCGACCCGCCGCCGCCCATGTCCGCCATGTCGCCCATGTCGCCGCCGTCTTCGGCGAGGGCGGCCCATTCGGCGGCAAGGCGTTCTTCTTCGCTCAGTTCCTCGGTGTTGCTCATGGCCCGTTTCCGCCGCCCCTACTGGACCAGCATTTCCTTGAACAGAACGTCCTTGACCTTCACCGGATGGGCGGACGCGGTGATCCGCATCAGCAGCTCCTGGCGCAGGCGGTACATGCCCGCCGACCCCTTCAGGTCCTCCAGCCGCAGTTCGCGCAGATAGACCTGGAAGTTGTCGATGATGCGCGGCAGCACATGCTCGATGGCCGGTATGTCCTCGCCCTTCGAGAGCTGGATCGAGATCTTGATCTTCAGGAAGGCCGGACGCTTGCCGCTGCTGTTCAGGTTCACCAGCATGTCCGGCAGGTCGTAGAAGACCGGCGCCGCGTGGGGATCGGGCTGCGCCGGTTCCGCCGGCGCCTCCGCGTGCTCCTCCTTCTTGCCGAGCAGCGAGTCGAGCAGGCCGCTGAAATAGACGCCCGCACCGGCGCCGATCAGCAGCACCAGGGGCAGGATGACGAACAGGACCAGCTTCTTGCCGCTGAATTTCTTGCGCGGCAGGCCATCGGTCGGAACGTCGTCTTCAGCGTGCGCGGTCATGGAATCCTAAGCGCGAGCGGTGGCGGAGCGTGGCCTTACCAGCCCAGCAACCCTATCTTTCGGATAGTTAACAAAGCCTTTCAGGCATGGTCCGGGGCTGTGACAGAAGCGCAACCACAGGCGGCGGCACGGTTCTTGATTGGGGCATCGCCGGAGATCCCCGTCAACCGAGGAGCGAACGCCCGAGCCACGCCCGCAGCCCACGCCACCCAGACCGCCCTGCCCCGCCTGCCCCGCCGCCCGTCCGCCCACGTTCGGCGGACGCGGCGGCCTTGCGATCCGCGCGCCGCCCGCGCCGCGGCAACGGGACGCTTTTGCCCGGCGCCGGGCGGCAGCCCTTGCCAGCCCACCGGCAGTTCTTGCCCGGCAGCCGCTTCCCCGACGGCGGCAACGCCCGCCATCGCCGTCTTCCCGGCCCTTTCCGCCGCTGGCACGCGTCGTGCATTGCCATTTGCGCCGGTCGGGACGCTCCCCCGGCCCGAATGGACGAGAGGCCGCCGATGGAAAACCCGATCTACGTGTCCCTGTCGCGTCAGATGACCCTGCGCCGCCAGTTGGACGTGATCTCGAACAACATCGCGAACATGAACACCACGGGCTTCAAGCAGCAGCGCATGCTGTTCACGGAGTTCCTGGAGCGTCCGGGCATGCACGAGCAGATCAGCTTCGTGCAGGACCGCGCCGTGGTGCGCGACCTCTCGGCGGGCGGCATGATGCAGACCGGCAACCCGCTGGATCTGGCGCTGACCGGCCACGGCTACTTCACGGTCGATACGGCGAGCGGCCCGCGCTACACCCGCGCCGGCAATTTCCGGCTGAACGACCAGCGCCAGATCGTCGACGGCGGCGGCCTGCCGGTCCTGGGCGACAACGGCCAGCCGCTCGCCATCCCGAACGGCACCCGGGACATCATGGTGTCCGGCGACGGCACCGTCTCCACCGAGCTGGGTCCGGTCGGCCGGCTGAACATCGTCACCTTCCGCAACGAGCAGCTGATGACCGAGGTGGGGGCCGGCCTCTACGTCAGCGACGAGGAGCCGCAGGCGGCCCCGGCCGACACGAAGGTGGCACAGGGAATGCTAGAGAATTCGAACGTGAAGCCGGTGGTCGAGATGACGGCGCTGATCGAGATCCAGCGCCAGTACCAGTCGAACCAGAAGCTGATCGAGAACGAGCACGAGCGCATCCGCAGCGCCATCCAGAAGCTGGGCCGCACAGCCTGATCGACCGCGTAAAGGAGCAAGAACCATGCGCAGCCTCGCCATCGGCGCCACCGGCATGATCGCCCAGCAGCTGAACGTCGAAACCATCTCGAACAACATCGCCAACGCGACGACGACCGGCTTCAAGAAGCAGCGGGCCGAGTTCCAGGACCTGCTGTACCAGAACTTCCGCCGCATCGGCTCCACCTCGTCGGACGCCGGCACCATCGTGCCGACCGGCGTGCAGGTGGGCGCCGGCGTGCGCGTCGCCGCGGTGGCCCGCGTGCTGGAGCAGGGCAACCTGACCGTCACCGACAACAAGCTCGACGTCGCCATCAACGGCTCCGGCTACTTCCAGGTGCAGCTTCCCAGCGGCGACACGGCCTACACCCGCGCCGGCAATTTCAAGCTGTCGCCGGAGGGCATCATCGTCACCGCCGACGGCTATCCGGTGCAGCCGGCCATCACCATCCCGGCGGAAGCCGTGGACGTCGCCATCAACGCCTCGGGCGAGGTGATGGTGAAGCTGGACGGCCAGGTGGCCCAGCAGAATGTCGGCCAGATCCAGCTGGCCACCTTCGCCAACGCGGCCGGCCTGGAAGCGGTCGGCGACAACCTGTTCCTGCAGACCGGCGCGTCGGGCGAGGCGGTCGGCGGCAACCCCGGCGCCCCCGGCTTCGGCCGCGTGGTGCAGGGCGCGCTGGAGACCTCCAACGTCAACATCGTGCAGGAGATCACCACCCTGATCTCCGCCCAGCGCGCCTACGAGATGAACTCCAAGGTCATCAAGACCACCGACGAGATGATGCAGCAGGCCTCGCAGCTCCGCTGATCCCGGCACCGCCGTAAGGCTCGTCTTTGCAAGGAAGTCCCGCCATGCCCCGCCCCGCCCTCCGCATCCTCGGCACCGCCCTCGTCGCCGCCGCCCTCGCCGGCGGCCCGGCGGTCTTCGCCCGGTCGGCCCTCGCCCAGACTGTGGACGGCGCCGCTTCCGCGGCGGCACAGGCGGTGGTCTACAGCCCGGCCCATGTCGAGGCGGCGCTGTCCGACGCGCTGTCCCGCCAGATCACCACCGGCCGCCTGCAGATGGAGCTGGACAACCGGGCGGTGGAGCTGCGCGCCCCGGCGGGCGCCGGCAGCCTGACGGTGGAGAACCTCTACTACAACCCGGTGCAGGGCCGCTTCGCCGCGGAGGTGATCGTGGCCGACACCCGCCCGGTCGTCCGCCTCCCGGTGTCGGGCCGCGCCTATGGCGTGGTGCAGGTGCCGGTGCTGTCGCGGCGCATCGCGCCCGGCGACGTGATCGGCCCCGGCGACGTGGATTGGCAGGACGTGCGCGCCGACCTCGCCGGCAGCGACATCGCCGCCACCGACGCCCAGCTCATCGGCCTGACACCCCGGCGCGGCGTCCCCGTGAATCAGCCGGTGCGGCTGCGCGACCTGCAGTCGCCGCGGGTCGTCGACAAGGGCGCGCTGGTCACCATCACGCTGGCCACCGAGAACCTGACCCTGTCGGTCCAGGGCAAGGCCCTGCAGGACGGCGGCCGGGGCGACGTGATCCGCGTCGTCAACACCCAGTCGAACCGCATCCTCGAAGCGACCGTCGCCGGCCCCAACATCGTCGCCGTGGCAAAGCCCGGCGTCCTCGCGAAGTAAGGAGAAAGCTCCCATGCCCGCCCTCAAGACGACCGCCCCCGGGCACACGGTCCGCATGGCGTTCCGCTTCGCTCTGCTCGCCGCCGTCGCCGCCGGCCTCCCCGCCTGCAACGCCATGTCGCGCGTGGCGGACATCGGATCCGCCCCGGAACTCACCAAGATCAAGGACCCGCAGGCGCAGCCCGGCTACCAGCCGGTCAGCCTGCCGATGCCCACGCCGCTGCCGACGGAGCGCAACCCGAACTCCCTGTGGCGGACCGGCGCCAAGGCCTTCTTCAAGGACCAGCGCGCCGCCAAGGTCGGCGACCTGCTGACCGTTGACATCCAGATCAACGATCAGGCGCAGATGAACAACCAGACGACGCGCACCCGCGGCAACACCGAGAAGGCCGGCATGCCGAGCCTCTTCGGCTTCGAAGGAAAGGCGCTGCAGCGCGCGCTGCCCGACGGGGTGAACGCCGGCAGCCTGCTGGACCTCAACAGCTCGACCTCCAACGACGGCAAGGGCGCCATCAACCGCAAGGAGCAGATCACCCTCAAGGTGGCCGCGCTGGTCACCCAGACCCTGCCCAACGGCAACATGGTGATCCAGGGCCGCCAGGAGGTCCGGGTGAACTACGAGGTGCGCGACCTGATCATCACCGGCGTGATCCGGCCCGAGGACATCACCGCGCAGAACACCATCAGCTACGAGAAGGTCGCCGAGGCCCGCATCTCCTACGGCGGACGCGGCCAGATCACCGACGTGCAGCAGCCGCGCTACGGCCAGCAGCTCTTCGACATCATCATGCCCTTCTGAGCACGATCCGGGAAGCCAGGGCCGGACAGCTCCCGTCATCACACCGGACGGGGCATCCGCCCTCTTCCCGCCGTCCTTCACGCGCCCGGGCGGGAAGTTTCTGCCGCCCGGCCGGATCTGCCGCGCCCCTTCCTGCCGCCCCCCGGCGGCCCGTCACCCGCTCCCGGCCAGAAGCGCCTCGTACCGCCGGATGGTCTCCCGCATCTCGTCGAGGATCTGGCGCTGCTCCTCGTTCACCGCCCGGCAGCGCTCCGCATCGGCGCGCGCCTGCTCGGCGTGAAGGCGGGCCTCCTCGGCGAAGCGACGGGTGGACTCGTGAATCCGCCGCGCCTGTTCCTCGGCGAACCGCGCCTCTTCCGCCGCAAGCCTGGCCGTCTCGGCGCATCGGCGCGCCTCCTCGTTGAGGCCGCGCGTTTCCTCGGCGTCCTGCCGCTGCACCTCGCCGGTGATCCGCCCCTCTTCCGCAATGAGCCGCGCGCCTTCCGCCTCGACCTGGCGCTGGAAGCCCGCGGCCCGCTCCACCTCGGCGGCTTCGCGTCGGCGCTCGGCCCCGGCGCGGGCCTCCTCGGCCTTCCTGCGCCCGGCCTCGCTGCGCCGACGCCAATCCTCCGCGTCACTGTCCTGCGCCTCGGGGCGGCCCGCCGGAAGATGCGTCTGGGTCATAGGACTTCCCTTTCAGCAGGCGGTGAGACCCTCTCAGCGCCTTCTCGGCGGAGCGCAGGCGCTCATGGGATTGCTCCAGGAGGCGCATCCTGCGTGTCTGCGCCTCACGGACCATGGCCTGCAATGTCTCGATCCGCTTCAGGACATCCATTTCACCGTCAACAGCCCATTATGGCAACCCGCACCATTGGGTTGTAAACGACCGGCCCGAACGGGAGGCCGGACGTGCGAATGCGCCACATCGAAAGGTGGGGCGCCATCGGAAGACGGTCGTCGTTTGGTGGTGGGTCGGCGGGGAGGGGCAAGCCGTTTCCCAGGCTGGCCGGAACCGGTCGGAACCGGTAGCGTGACGGCTCATTGCAGCGGGCCCGCGGCCGGCCCGAGCGAACCAAGCTCCGACAGAGGGGCGGGCCGCACCTTTCCCATCGCTGGACGGGCCCCATTTTCGGATGGGCGCCATCGCCGCGCAGACGTTCGACGTGACGCCGTTCCCGAACGGACAAAAGCCCCCGCCGGGATCGGAGGGGGCTTGTCCAAGACACGGCCGTTGGCGCGGAGGAGAACCGCCGCGTCAGTCGTCGCGCTGTGTGCGCTCCATCCGCTCGTGCCGCTCCTGGGCTTCCAGGCTCAGCGTCGCGATGGGGCGGGCGTCGAGGCGGCGGACGGAGATGGGCTCCCCCGTTTCCTCGCAATAGCCGTAGGACCCATCCTGCAACCGCTCCAGCGCCGCGTCGATTTTGGAGATCAGCTTGCGCTCGCGGTCGCGGGTGCGGAGTTCCAGCGCCCGGTCGGTTTCGGCCGACGCGCGGTCGGCGATGTCCGGTTCCTGGATGCCGCCTTCCTGAAGGCTGCTCAGGGTCTCGCTGGATTCAGCCAGCAGCTCCGCGCGCCAGCGCAGCAGCTTCTGACGGAAATATTCCCGCATCACGGGATTCATGAACTCCTCGTCTTCCGACGGGGTGTAGTTCTTAGGCAGAAGCGGAGACGACATCCGAGAGCATCCAACGCAAAAGGGTGATCCGGGCGGCGCGGAGTATAGGTAGGCGCATCGGCAACCGCAACCCCGCGCTTCGCCTATCGAAGCGCGAACAAGCCCTTGGAGAAGCAAAGTTTTGTGAAATCTCGGGCGATGGCCGTACGGCCGATGCCGAAAAGCCGGTCCTATGGCCGTTCAGGCCGGCGGCGCCCGGCCGCCCAGTGGCGCCCCGGACGGCGGCGCTGGGAAAGGCGCTCAGGGGGTGAGCTTCGCCAGCTCGACCTGGGCGCGCAGGTCGATCTGGTCAAGAATGTCGGCCAGACGCGGATCGTCCACATGGACGCGGCGCGACTGCACCACCTTCACGAGGTCCATCAGCTTCTGCGCCGGAAGCGTGCCGGCCAGAAGCCCGTGCTGGATCTCCTCCAGCTTGTCGAGCATCTCCTCGGCGCGCATCTTGCCGCGCGACGCGCGGGCCGTGGCGTCATCCACCTCCTGCAACGCCAGCACGCTGGCGATGCCGGCCAGCGGCGCCGCGGCGTGGACGCCCTGCGCGGTGTTGGTCTCGCCGACGAGCTGCTTGGAAAAGGACGCACCGGACGAGCCTTCGGCTTTCCCCGTGCGCCGGACCGAGCTGCTGCCGCGAAGTTTTCCGGGGCCTTCGACTTTCATGTTCCGTGCAACCGGTTTCGGAAAAGCGCGATACTCTAGATGGAAGCACCTTAACATCCGGTCAAGGTTTGCCGCAATCGGGCAAAAATTGCCCCTCTTCCGTGACATAAAGCGGTCGGACGCGGTGCCAATTTCCGGCCATTTCATCCGCCGCCGCCGCTTCCCCTTGCCGATCCTGCCCTTTGCCTGCCGTCCACGGCTCTGGCACGCCGTTTGTATAGGAAGGGACAGCCGTTGAGGAGTGTCCCCGCCATGACCGCCACCGCCCAGCCCCGTGCCATGATGCCCCGCGCCATGACGCTGCGTGCCGCCACCGTGCTGCGCGCGGTCGCGATGCTGGCCGCGCTCGCCGCGGCGCTGCTGGCGCTGTCGGCACCCGCCTCGGCTTCCTCGGCGCGCATCAAGGACGTGGTGGACGTCGAGGGCGTGCGCGACAACATGCTGATCGGCTATGGGCTGGTGGTCGGCCTGAACGGCACGGGCGACAGCCTCAACAACTCGCCCTTCACCGAGCAGAGCCTGGTGGGCATGCTGGAACGGATGGGCGTCAACACCCGCGGCACCAACCTGCGCACCAAGAACGTGGCGGCGGTGATGGTGACGGCGACCCTGCCCCCCTACTCCGCCCAGGGCACGCGCATCGACGCCACCGTGTCGGCGATGGGCGATTCGAAGAGCCTGCTCGGCGGCACGCTTCTGGTCACCCCGCTGCTGGGCGCCGACGGCGAGGTCTACGCCGTGGCCCAGGGGCCGATCGCGGTGTCGGGCTTCTCCGCCCAGGGCCAGGGGGCCAGCGTGACGCGCGG
Proteins encoded:
- a CDS encoding flagellar assembly protein FliX; translated protein: MKVEGPGKLRGSSSVRRTGKAEGSSGASFSKQLVGETNTAQGVHAAAPLAGIASVLALQEVDDATARASRGKMRAEEMLDKLEEIQHGLLAGTLPAQKLMDLVKVVQSRRVHVDDPRLADILDQIDLRAQVELAKLTP
- the fliM gene encoding flagellar motor switch protein FliM; this translates as MSNTEELSEEERLAAEWAALAEDGGDMGDMADMGGGGSTRVLNQDEIDSLLGFDQGGAGDGDNSGIMALVNSALVNYERLPMLEVVFDRLVRMMSTSLRNFTSDNVEVSLDQISSVRFGDYLNSIPLPAMLSVFKAEEWDNYGLMVVDSALIYSIVDVLLGGRRGTAAMRIEGRPYTTIERNLVERMVHVVLSDLSAAFDPLSPVTFRFDRLETNPRFATIARPANAAVLVKLRIDMEDRGGRLELMIPYATLEPVRELLLQMFMGEKFGRDSIWETHLASELLVTDVDISAVLDEVTMTLHDVLNWRVGTRILLNATPDGTIELRCGDVSMFQGRMGRKGGHIAVRIERELPKQEVMRL
- a CDS encoding DUF6468 domain-containing protein; this translates as MSPTLTLVLDLVMVGLLAATIAYAIILNRQIIKLRESRGEMAELVRGLNEAMSRAETGVRGLKKTAHETGDDLQRTVAKAQTLRDELEFMIEAADAMANRLGNVGGERPKPGPAARPAARPGLSARPPVAPRPAVAPRPILEDDHGHDDHDHDDHDLHDDGHADHDDHDDLPPLRSAAFRNEPLRADPLRADPLRVDALSRRPAPASDPIVREGESLSRAERELLQAIENAGKGVG
- a CDS encoding general stress protein translates to MNDQNQGRSSGGQHSGGNFKNDPERAAEAGHKGGQVSGGNFKNDPERASEAGHKGGQASGGNFKNDPERASEAGHKGGQASGGNFKNDPERASEAGRKGGEHSHGGGRSSGS
- the flgH gene encoding flagellar basal body L-ring protein FlgH; protein product: MPALKTTAPGHTVRMAFRFALLAAVAAGLPACNAMSRVADIGSAPELTKIKDPQAQPGYQPVSLPMPTPLPTERNPNSLWRTGAKAFFKDQRAAKVGDLLTVDIQINDQAQMNNQTTRTRGNTEKAGMPSLFGFEGKALQRALPDGVNAGSLLDLNSSTSNDGKGAINRKEQITLKVAALVTQTLPNGNMVIQGRQEVRVNYEVRDLIITGVIRPEDITAQNTISYEKVAEARISYGGRGQITDVQQPRYGQQLFDIIMPF
- the flgG gene encoding flagellar basal-body rod protein FlgG → MRSLAIGATGMIAQQLNVETISNNIANATTTGFKKQRAEFQDLLYQNFRRIGSTSSDAGTIVPTGVQVGAGVRVAAVARVLEQGNLTVTDNKLDVAINGSGYFQVQLPSGDTAYTRAGNFKLSPEGIIVTADGYPVQPAITIPAEAVDVAINASGEVMVKLDGQVAQQNVGQIQLATFANAAGLEAVGDNLFLQTGASGEAVGGNPGAPGFGRVVQGALETSNVNIVQEITTLISAQRAYEMNSKVIKTTDEMMQQASQLR
- a CDS encoding protein phosphatase CheZ; amino-acid sequence: MAPPVSSSLADQKLLRQQLDAAHAEAAQPLSREEVTDIVRSILGSMDGDISATDLRLYKEVVDLARFIESAKQELAALQPAEIRDQHIPNATDELDAVVGATEQATFAIFDACDVITGISGRIDPENSAKLTEQVTKIFEACNFQDITGQRISKVVRTLKHIESKVDMIVAAFGDEVRQNHTRPAAAAAAAATAVHTDPAPNFATDRPADDPEAGLLHGPQMTSAAMDQDEIDRLLASFD
- the flgF gene encoding flagellar basal-body rod protein FlgF, with product MENPIYVSLSRQMTLRRQLDVISNNIANMNTTGFKQQRMLFTEFLERPGMHEQISFVQDRAVVRDLSAGGMMQTGNPLDLALTGHGYFTVDTASGPRYTRAGNFRLNDQRQIVDGGGLPVLGDNGQPLAIPNGTRDIMVSGDGTVSTELGPVGRLNIVTFRNEQLMTEVGAGLYVSDEEPQAAPADTKVAQGMLENSNVKPVVEMTALIEIQRQYQSNQKLIENEHERIRSAIQKLGRTA
- the dksA gene encoding RNA polymerase-binding protein DksA, which gives rise to MSSPLLPKNYTPSEDEEFMNPVMREYFRQKLLRWRAELLAESSETLSSLQEGGIQEPDIADRASAETDRALELRTRDRERKLISKIDAALERLQDGSYGYCEETGEPISVRRLDARPIATLSLEAQERHERMERTQRDD
- the flgA gene encoding flagellar basal body P-ring formation chaperone FlgA gives rise to the protein MPRPALRILGTALVAAALAGGPAVFARSALAQTVDGAASAAAQAVVYSPAHVEAALSDALSRQITTGRLQMELDNRAVELRAPAGAGSLTVENLYYNPVQGRFAAEVIVADTRPVVRLPVSGRAYGVVQVPVLSRRIAPGDVIGPGDVDWQDVRADLAGSDIAATDAQLIGLTPRRGVPVNQPVRLRDLQSPRVVDKGALVTITLATENLTLSVQGKALQDGGRGDVIRVVNTQSNRILEATVAGPNIVAVAKPGVLAK
- a CDS encoding flagellar basal body-associated FliL family protein, which translates into the protein MTAHAEDDVPTDGLPRKKFSGKKLVLFVILPLVLLIGAGAGVYFSGLLDSLLGKKEEHAEAPAEPAQPDPHAAPVFYDLPDMLVNLNSSGKRPAFLKIKISIQLSKGEDIPAIEHVLPRIIDNFQVYLRELRLEDLKGSAGMYRLRQELLMRITASAHPVKVKDVLFKEMLVQ